From Candidatus Acidulodesulfobacterium acidiphilum, the proteins below share one genomic window:
- a CDS encoding MFS transporter — protein MESAKDLRNNLLNKVDDIDLVRHHFRTMFTAGMGFFTDAYDLFIIGVVIALLTPIWHLTTPEIALLGSSSLIAAALGAYIFGRVSDIFGRKAIYGLEVLILTIGAIGSAFSQDITQLIIWRIVLGIGIGGDYPISAIIMSEYSNRKDRGKLVSMVFSLQGIGLVVGPMVAILIIMLGVPHDTAWRILLGLGAIPAASVIYLRRKIKETPYYSLDAKGDVSGTVAAINDITGSKIVAAEPKKSENENGVKLKTKWTDMFTYPNNLRLLGTAGSWFLLDWAFYGNSISLPLVMKSIMPHGSFIQGLALSTIVFVVFAAPFYWIAAFSMDKLGRKFIQTVGFIGMAVAYLIISFTSFGGYELIPAMFMLVFGMSYIFTEFGPNVTTFVYPSEVFPTPIRGLGDGISAGSGKFGAFLGTLLFPFLMVAFKVKGTFLILAVIAILGAILTTFALPETKEMSLREVGQEDKYIEDDKISVAASAATHKA, from the coding sequence ATGGAATCTGCTAAAGATTTAAGGAATAACCTGCTTAATAAGGTTGACGACATCGACCTTGTAAGGCATCATTTCAGGACGATGTTTACGGCCGGAATGGGTTTTTTTACGGATGCTTACGACCTTTTCATAATCGGGGTCGTTATTGCTCTGCTTACTCCGATATGGCACTTAACGACGCCGGAAATTGCGCTGCTGGGAAGTTCGTCTTTAATTGCTGCGGCGCTTGGAGCATATATTTTTGGAAGGGTTTCGGATATTTTCGGCAGAAAAGCTATTTACGGCTTGGAAGTTTTAATCTTAACGATAGGCGCGATAGGTTCCGCTTTTTCACAGGATATTACCCAGCTTATAATATGGAGGATAGTTTTAGGTATCGGAATCGGCGGCGACTATCCGATAAGCGCGATAATAATGAGCGAATATTCAAACAGGAAAGACAGGGGAAAATTAGTCTCCATGGTTTTTTCTCTTCAAGGAATAGGATTGGTAGTCGGTCCTATGGTGGCTATTCTTATTATAATGCTCGGAGTACCGCACGATACGGCATGGAGAATATTGCTCGGCTTAGGCGCTATACCTGCCGCAAGCGTAATATACTTAAGAAGAAAGATTAAAGAGACGCCGTATTACAGTCTTGACGCAAAAGGAGACGTTTCGGGAACGGTTGCCGCTATTAACGACATAACAGGTTCTAAAATAGTGGCCGCCGAACCAAAAAAATCCGAAAACGAAAACGGCGTCAAATTAAAGACAAAATGGACGGATATGTTTACCTATCCTAATAATTTAAGGCTTCTCGGAACGGCGGGTTCTTGGTTTTTGTTGGACTGGGCTTTTTACGGAAATTCTATAAGTTTGCCGCTCGTTATGAAATCTATTATGCCTCACGGCAGTTTTATCCAAGGCCTTGCTTTATCGACGATAGTTTTTGTAGTTTTTGCGGCGCCGTTTTACTGGATAGCGGCATTCAGCATGGATAAATTAGGAAGGAAATTTATACAGACCGTCGGATTTATCGGTATGGCGGTTGCCTATCTTATCATTTCCTTTACGAGTTTCGGCGGATATGAACTTATCCCCGCTATGTTTATGCTGGTATTCGGCATGAGTTACATATTTACCGAATTTGGACCAAACGTAACGACCTTCGTTTATCCGTCGGAAGTATTCCCGACTCCCATAAGAGGGTTAGGCGACGGCATTTCGGCAGGAAGCGGAAAATTCGGCGCATTTCTTGGTACGCTCTTGTTTCCGTTCTTAATGGTCGCTTTTAAAGTCAAAGGAACATTCTTGATACTTGCTGTAATTGCGATTTTAGGCGCTATACTTACCACCTTTGCTTTGCCTGAGACTAAAGAAATGTCTTTAAGAGAAGTCGGACAAGAAGACAAATACATAGAAGACGACAAAATATCGGTTGCGGCATCAGCGGCGACGCATAAAGCTTAA